GATGGCACTGGAGAGATGTATACCAGCGGCGTTGTTCGACAGATTGTTGTTCTCGATTCGTCCATTGACACCGGAAAAATAGATCCCGGGGTGGAGTGGGTCGCCATGAATTCCAGAGTGCACGTATACGTTCCTTATGATGAAATGGGCGTTGGTGTTGCGTATGTTGATTCCTTTTGCAGTAGTGGCATCAATCTCCCAGCCTTCGATGATGTAGGGGTCGGAGGGCGTTCCGCTACCGCCAACGACGCCGTTTGCCGCTGTGAAATCAGCATTGCCGTCTATTTCTATTGGGTCATGTGGCGTGTAGGCTGACGCGCCCTCTGGAACGAGAACAAGTGAGGAGAATAAAGCCGAAAGGACAAGCGCAGATACGGCCAGATAGGATCCCTTGGTCTTCATCTCCATACCACGCTTCCATCGCATAAACTCCCCCCTTATAACTCTTGTCGTTCCCGGCCTAGCTAGTGTCATGTTCAAATGCCTTCATCCTTCATTGAAGTACTGGGTAGCATCACCCGCCATGAATATGGATCCCGTTATGCAGATCACATCGTTCTCATCGGAAAGTGAAACCGCCCGCTCAATCGCCTCGGGGACATTAGGAGCTACTTCGACTTCATCCACTGACTTTGCCGCTTCACGCGCAATCTCCTCCGGTTCCATCGCCCGCCAATAATCCGGCTTCGTGCAGATTATCCTCCCAGCCACTGGAGCAATCGCCTCCAGCATCGACGAGACGTCCTTATCCGACATCACTCCAACCACGAACGTGATGTGATCGTTCTTCGTGGTCTCTAGCAGCGCATCCTTCAGATTCCTCAGTCCGTCGGGATTGTGGCTCGAGTCGATGATCACCGTCGGATTCTTGAGAACGACCTCAAGCCTTGCGGGCCACTTGGCGTTTGCGAATCCCCGCCTGATCGCCTCAGCAGGTACGTCATGCTCCCCCTTTCGCAACACGTCGAGCACCGCATAGGCAGTCGCAGCGTTCTGCAGCTGATACGACCCGAGCAGAGGTATCTCGAACTCACGCGAGGGCTTGCCGACCCACAGCTTCTGGCCAGATGTATCGAAGGATATCCGCTCGTACGCGTATTCCTCATCCACCACGGTGAGCTCGCATCCCCGCTCCTCGCACGTCTTCCGCACGACAGGATTCTCCTCCGCAGACACGACCCGCACACCGGGCTTGATTATCCCCGCCTTCTCCTTCGCTATCCGCTCGAGCGTCTTCCCGAGGTGTTCCGTATGCTCGAGTGCAAGGTGCGTGATGACGGAGACCTGGGGCGTGATCACGTTCGTCGCGTCCAGCCGCCCGCCCATTCCGACCTCGACGACGGCAATGTCCACGTTCTCGTCAGCGAAGTAGGAGAAGCCCATGGCGGTCGTGAGCTCGAAGAATGTTGGATGCTTGGTCGGATCCTCTCCCATCCGCTCGGCAATCGGTCTGATCTTGTCGACGTACTCCATCACCCGCTCGTTCGATATCTCCTCGCCGTTGATCTGCATCCGCTCGTTGTACCTGACCACGTGCGGGGAGGTATACATCCCGACCTTGTAGCCCGCCTCCTTGAGAGCCGACGAGAGAAACGTGCACACGGAGCCCTTGCCGTTCGTGCCTGCCACATGAACCGACCTGAACTTCTCGTGCGGGTCGCCCAAGTGGCTGAGGAGCTCGCGCACGTTGTCCAGTCCGAGCTTCACGCCGAACCTCTGCAGCTTGAACAGCCAACGGAGGGCCTCGTCGTATTCGGTCATCTTCCTAGTGCTTGAACATCCTCATGCCCGAGAATACCATGGCCATCCCGTGCTCGTTGGCGGCGTCTGTGACCTCCTGGTCACGGATGGACCCGCCGGGCTGGATGATCGACGTCGCACCGACCTTGGCTGCCTCGTCCACGCCGTCCCGGAACGGGAAGAACGCATCCGACGCCAACTGGCTCCCCGCCGCCCGCTCGCCCGCTTTGTGGCCTGCGAGCATGGACGCGTCCACGCGGCTCATCTGCCCCGCGCCTACGCCGACCGTCTCCTCTCCCTGTACGAGCAGTATCGAATTCGACTTGATGTGCCTGATTATCTTCCACGCGAAGAGCAACCCCTTCATCTCGATTTCGGTGGGCTCCCTCTTCGTGACCACCTTCGCATCCTTGGGGTCCAGTTCCGCGAACGCGCCCGTCTGGGACAGCAACCCGCCCTTGACCTTCACGTACTTCATCTCGACCGGGTCCTCTTTGACGATGGGAGCGTGGGTCGCCATGATCCGCACGTTCTTCTTCTTGCTCAGGATCGCGAAGGCCTCCTCATCGTACTCTGGCGCCACGACAAGCTCCACGAAGTACTTGGAAATCTCGCTCGCGATCTCCGGCGTCATCGTCCTGTTCACGCCGATTATCCCGCCAAAGGCGGACTTCGGGTCACAGGCATACGCCTTCATGAACGCATCGTAGATGTCGTCAGATACGGCGACACCACAGGGATTCGTGTGCTTGATGACGGAGCACGTGGGCCGCTCGAACTCCTTCAGGATGTCCAAGGCCGCGTCCGCATCCAGTATGTTGTTGTAGGACAGCTCCTTCCCGTGCAGCTTCTCGGAGCTCGCGACGCAGACCGCCTTTGACGACGGGTCGCGGTAGAACGCCGCCTTCTGGTTGGGGTTCTCCCCGTAGCGCAGCTCCTGCACCTTCTCGTACTGAAGACCGAGCGTGTCCGGGAACAGGACATCCTTTCGCGAACGGAGGTAGCCTGATATCACGGTGTCGTACCTGGACGTGTGCTCGAACGCCTCCAGCGCCAGCTTCCAGCGCGTGTCCGGGCTCAGGTCCCCGCTAGTGCGGATCTCCTCTATGACCGTCGAGTAATCGTTCGGGTTCACGACCACGGCCACGTCCTTGTGGTTCTTCGCCGCGGAGCGCAGCATGGACGGCCCCCCGATGTCTATGTTCTCTATCGCGTCCTCGAACGTCGCGTCCGGCTTGGCGATAGTCTCCTCGAACGGGTACAGGTTGACGACGACCATGTCGATCGTGGGTATGCTCGCCTCCTGCAGCTGCTGCATGTGCTTGGGGTCGTCCCGCCGCGCGAGTATGGCCCCGTGCACCTTCGGATGCAGTGTCTTCACCCGCCCGTCGAGCATCTCCGGGTAGCCCGTGAAGTCGGACACCCTCGTTACCTTGATGCCGTTCTCTTCGAGGACCTTCGCGGTCCCGCCGGTCGAGAGTATCTCCACGCCCGCCTCCTGCAGGGCCTTCGCAAACTCTACGACGCTCGATTTATCGGAGACGCTAATCAGCGCCCGCTTTATCTCGTTCATCTTACGTCCCACCATTTCAACAACGACAGCAGGGAATCGTGGCTCGCATATTAAAGATTCCCTGGCGGGTGGCACCGACTACCGCTTCTGCCGCTCCTTCTCCCAGGCGAGGAAATCGGTGTACTGCTTCTCGAGGGCCTCGCGCTGCTGCTCGTAGACCTGCTCGTCCAACCGCCCGGCGGAGAGGTCATCGTCCAATGTCAGGAGCGACTCGCGGTACTCGTTCGCCTTGGTCATCGCGTACAGCCTGAGCGCCTCCA
This genomic window from Candidatus Thermoplasmatota archaeon contains:
- the purH gene encoding bifunctional phosphoribosylaminoimidazolecarboxamide formyltransferase/IMP cyclohydrolase, producing the protein MNEIKRALISVSDKSSVVEFAKALQEAGVEILSTGGTAKVLEENGIKVTRVSDFTGYPEMLDGRVKTLHPKVHGAILARRDDPKHMQQLQEASIPTIDMVVVNLYPFEETIAKPDATFEDAIENIDIGGPSMLRSAAKNHKDVAVVVNPNDYSTVIEEIRTSGDLSPDTRWKLALEAFEHTSRYDTVISGYLRSRKDVLFPDTLGLQYEKVQELRYGENPNQKAAFYRDPSSKAVCVASSEKLHGKELSYNNILDADAALDILKEFERPTCSVIKHTNPCGVAVSDDIYDAFMKAYACDPKSAFGGIIGVNRTMTPEIASEISKYFVELVVAPEYDEEAFAILSKKKNVRIMATHAPIVKEDPVEMKYVKVKGGLLSQTGAFAELDPKDAKVVTKREPTEIEMKGLLFAWKIIRHIKSNSILLVQGEETVGVGAGQMSRVDASMLAGHKAGERAAGSQLASDAFFPFRDGVDEAAKVGATSIIQPGGSIRDQEVTDAANEHGMAMVFSGMRMFKH
- a CDS encoding bifunctional folylpolyglutamate synthase/dihydrofolate synthase; the protein is MTEYDEALRWLFKLQRFGVKLGLDNVRELLSHLGDPHEKFRSVHVAGTNGKGSVCTFLSSALKEAGYKVGMYTSPHVVRYNERMQINGEEISNERVMEYVDKIRPIAERMGEDPTKHPTFFELTTAMGFSYFADENVDIAVVEVGMGGRLDATNVITPQVSVITHLALEHTEHLGKTLERIAKEKAGIIKPGVRVVSAEENPVVRKTCEERGCELTVVDEEYAYERISFDTSGQKLWVGKPSREFEIPLLGSYQLQNAATAYAVLDVLRKGEHDVPAEAIRRGFANAKWPARLEVVLKNPTVIIDSSHNPDGLRNLKDALLETTKNDHITFVVGVMSDKDVSSMLEAIAPVAGRIICTKPDYWRAMEPEEIAREAAKSVDEVEVAPNVPEAIERAVSLSDENDVICITGSIFMAGDATQYFNEG